In bacterium HR17, one genomic interval encodes:
- the afr_6 gene encoding 1,5-anhydro-D-fructose reductase — protein sequence MSVGEGVRVGLIGVGGIAQAAHLPNLRALGTSVVAVADAVAERARQAAQQYGVPHAYDDYRALLKRDDVDAVIVAVPTYLHYPVVTAALKAGKHVLCEKPPAMNEREAERMAELSEQQGLVLMYALQMRYRRDSQALKQLIERGELGEVYLGRAVYLRRRGAPAGWFTRKSQSGGGPLLDIGVHVIDLTWWLMGKPQPVSAAGFTFQKIGAKGVRLDRGWHPADVRERREQEVVYEVEDYAGGFIRFDNGAVLLFEVSWQLNDKERWGSTVCGTKAGASLPPPELYTEVLGEGVTVNLRVDEGNAYQEEMREFLSCIKEKRQPLTNARDGVTVMKMLTALYRSAEQGKEVSIK from the coding sequence GTGTCGGTTGGTGAAGGTGTTCGTGTGGGGCTCATCGGTGTCGGCGGTATCGCCCAGGCTGCCCATTTGCCTAACTTACGGGCATTAGGGACTTCCGTAGTCGCCGTCGCTGACGCGGTCGCCGAACGAGCGCGACAAGCCGCCCAGCAATACGGTGTCCCCCACGCTTATGACGACTACCGCGCGTTGCTGAAGCGGGACGATGTCGACGCCGTTATCGTCGCCGTCCCGACTTACTTGCACTATCCCGTCGTCACCGCCGCGCTGAAGGCGGGCAAGCATGTTTTATGCGAAAAGCCGCCCGCAATGAACGAGCGCGAAGCGGAACGCATGGCGGAACTCAGCGAGCAGCAAGGCTTGGTGTTGATGTATGCGTTGCAGATGCGCTATCGCCGCGACAGCCAAGCCTTGAAGCAGTTGATTGAGCGGGGTGAACTGGGCGAGGTGTACTTGGGACGGGCTGTTTACCTGCGCCGACGAGGGGCACCTGCCGGTTGGTTCACCCGTAAATCCCAATCGGGCGGCGGTCCGCTACTGGACATCGGGGTGCATGTCATTGACCTGACTTGGTGGCTGATGGGCAAGCCGCAACCGGTCAGCGCCGCCGGCTTCACTTTCCAAAAAATCGGCGCCAAAGGCGTCCGTTTAGACCGCGGTTGGCATCCTGCCGATGTGCGGGAGCGACGGGAGCAGGAGGTCGTTTACGAAGTGGAAGATTACGCGGGTGGGTTTATCCGCTTTGACAACGGTGCAGTGCTGCTCTTTGAAGTGTCGTGGCAACTCAACGACAAAGAGCGCTGGGGCAGCACCGTTTGTGGGACGAAAGCGGGCGCATCGCTGCCGCCGCCGGAACTTTACACCGAGGTGTTGGGCGAAGGCGTGACGGTCAACTTGCGCGTGGACGAGGGCAACGCCTACCAAGAGGAGATGCGCGAGTTTCTCTCGTGCATTAAGGAGAAGCGTCAACCGCTGACCAACGCTCGCGACGGCGTGACCGTGATGAAGATGCTGACGGCACTCTACCGCTCCGCTGAGCAGGGCAAGGAAGTCAGCATCAAGTAG
- the sepF gene encoding Cell division protein SepF produces MGWLARLPRWFHFGDEVEEAGDPDGVAEASAREGVLAKWRVVRGKRSSVFGIAPRKLDDAVKAADKLMEGRAVFVNLQHIDAAKAQRIVDILAGVTYALRGTCFQVGRRLFWFVPPSVGAEWDEETVKAIATLFTEVNDTATDNDALHFAR; encoded by the coding sequence ATGGGATGGCTAGCACGCTTGCCCCGATGGTTTCATTTCGGCGATGAGGTAGAGGAGGCAGGTGACCCCGACGGCGTGGCGGAAGCATCCGCCCGCGAGGGCGTGCTCGCTAAGTGGCGGGTCGTGCGGGGCAAACGCTCTTCGGTCTTTGGGATCGCACCCCGCAAGTTGGACGACGCGGTCAAAGCGGCGGATAAGTTGATGGAGGGACGGGCGGTGTTCGTCAACCTACAGCACATTGACGCCGCCAAAGCCCAGCGCATCGTGGACATCTTGGCGGGTGTCACCTACGCTTTGCGAGGCACCTGCTTTCAAGTCGGGCGCCGGCTGTTTTGGTTCGTCCCGCCCAGCGTCGGCGCCGAGTGGGACGAGGAAACGGTCAAGGCGATCGCCACCCTTTTCACGGAAGTCAACGACACCGCTACCGACAACGATGCCCTGCACTTTGCGAGGTGA
- the divIVA gene encoding Septum site-determining protein DivIVA, with amino-acid sequence MLTPPEILRRRFRRRLLGYSVREVQEFLHEVSETVRALLEENRWLQEERERLSERLQSYEALERHLKDAIVVAERIAEEVKQTARREADLIVAQARQDAARLREEAEREVCRALSEVERLRQLRQRLETELRHLLQTYLELLEQAAPLAASDASDASS; translated from the coding sequence ATGCTGACCCCACCAGAAATCCTGCGCCGTCGGTTTCGGCGCCGGTTGTTGGGTTACTCCGTGCGGGAAGTGCAGGAGTTTTTGCACGAAGTCAGCGAGACCGTGCGGGCACTGTTGGAGGAGAACCGCTGGCTACAAGAAGAACGCGAGCGGCTGTCGGAGCGGCTCCAGAGTTACGAGGCGTTGGAACGGCATCTAAAAGACGCCATCGTCGTCGCTGAACGCATCGCTGAAGAGGTGAAGCAAACGGCACGGCGCGAAGCCGACCTCATCGTCGCCCAAGCCCGCCAGGATGCGGCGCGGTTGCGCGAAGAGGCGGAACGCGAGGTCTGTCGCGCCCTGTCGGAAGTAGAGCGCTTGCGCCAATTGCGCCAACGCTTGGAGACGGAACTACGCCATTTGCTGCAAACCTACTTGGAGTTGCTGGAACAAGCCGCTCCCCTAGCTGCCTCGGATGCGTCGGACGCATCTTCGTAA
- the pstB3_2 gene encoding Phosphate import ATP-binding protein PstB 3 — MSELTVRPVIDRATEPTPIAETPPIKIRTRNLHLYYGAFHALKGINLDIYANRITAVIGPSGCGKSSFLRCLNRMNDLLDGVRVEGEVLLDGVNIYGNGVDVVTLRRRVGMVFQKPNPFPKSIFDNVAYGPRIHGIRDKRRLQEIVERALKDASLWDEVKDRLHRSALELSGGQQQRLCIARVLAVEPEVILLDEPASALDPTATLRLEDLLYELKSRYTIVIVTHNMQQAARISDFTAFFLNGELVEFGPTEKIFTKPDDPRTEAYITGRFG; from the coding sequence ATGAGCGAATTGACGGTGCGCCCAGTCATAGATCGGGCGACAGAACCGACGCCGATAGCGGAAACGCCGCCCATTAAAATCCGCACGCGCAACTTGCACCTTTACTACGGCGCATTTCACGCCCTCAAGGGCATCAACTTGGACATTTACGCCAACCGCATCACCGCTGTCATCGGACCGTCGGGGTGCGGCAAATCGTCGTTCCTGCGCTGCCTCAACCGCATGAACGACTTGTTGGACGGCGTGCGAGTGGAAGGCGAGGTTTTGCTGGATGGTGTGAACATTTACGGCAACGGTGTGGATGTCGTCACGCTGCGCCGTCGCGTCGGAATGGTCTTTCAAAAGCCCAACCCTTTCCCTAAGAGCATCTTTGACAATGTGGCTTACGGTCCGCGCATTCACGGTATCCGCGACAAACGCCGCCTGCAAGAAATCGTGGAGCGCGCCCTCAAAGACGCTTCGTTGTGGGATGAAGTGAAAGACCGTCTGCACCGTTCGGCGCTGGAACTTTCTGGCGGTCAGCAACAGCGTTTGTGCATCGCCCGCGTGTTGGCAGTGGAACCTGAAGTCATCTTGCTGGACGAACCCGCCTCGGCGTTGGACCCGACAGCGACCTTGCGGTTGGAAGACCTGCTCTACGAACTCAAGAGCCGTTACACCATCGTCATCGTTACCCACAACATGCAACAAGCCGCCCGCATCTCCGACTTCACGGCGTTTTTCCTGAACGGCGAACTGGTTGAGTTCGGACCGACGGAGAAAATTTTCACCAAGCCCGACGACCCCCGCACCGAAGCCTACATCACGGGGCGGTTCGGCTAA
- the phoU gene encoding Phosphate-specific transport system accessory protein PhoU, protein MAVTIRKSFEEQLQELQDDLLRMGRFVEGAVAKAMKALTTQDIALANEVIREDDIADDLDVEIETKAMRLLALQQPMARDLRLIGTALKIVTDLERIGDHAVDIAKLARILARQTFFKPLVDIPRLAQLALNMVHNALQAYVNRDIELAIQVCRDDDQVDDLYESLFAELVDYMKRDPSLVEQATYLLFAAYFLERIADHATNMAERVYYMETGRLEQLARSHRSREEPTP, encoded by the coding sequence ATGGCGGTCACCATCCGCAAGTCGTTTGAGGAGCAACTGCAAGAGTTGCAGGACGATTTGTTGCGCATGGGGCGGTTCGTGGAAGGTGCCGTCGCCAAGGCGATGAAAGCCCTGACGACACAAGACATCGCCCTCGCCAACGAAGTCATCCGCGAAGACGACATCGCTGACGATTTGGATGTGGAAATTGAGACGAAGGCGATGCGGTTGCTGGCGCTGCAGCAACCGATGGCGCGGGACTTGCGCCTCATCGGGACGGCGCTGAAGATTGTGACCGACTTAGAGCGCATCGGCGACCACGCCGTTGACATCGCCAAACTCGCCCGCATCCTCGCCCGCCAAACTTTTTTCAAGCCGCTGGTGGACATCCCTCGCCTCGCCCAATTGGCGCTGAATATGGTCCACAACGCCTTACAAGCGTATGTCAACCGCGACATCGAGTTAGCCATTCAGGTCTGCCGTGACGACGACCAAGTGGACGACCTTTATGAGAGCCTGTTCGCGGAGTTGGTGGACTACATGAAGCGCGACCCATCGCTGGTGGAGCAGGCAACTTACTTGCTTTTTGCCGCCTACTTTTTGGAGCGCATCGCCGACCACGCTACCAATATGGCGGAGCGCGTTTACTACATGGAGACGGGACGCTTGGAGCAACTCGCCCGCAGCCACCGCAGCCGTGAAGAACCGACGCCTTAA